From Thalassotalea psychrophila:
AATCTAAGCCAGATTGAAAGTCTTGATATTCGTTTAAGGTATTAACAGCGATATGAGCAGCTAATGCCCCGCCTAAACAGATACTAAAATTTAACCAACTAATCACTGCGTCTGAATAAATCGCGGTAGATAAACCTAAGAATACACAAAATAATGTTAACGTTAAAAATGGCAGACGCATCGTTTTTAACAAAGTTGCAAAGTTTAATCTTTGCAGCCCTTGTGAGGTATTTTGCAGAGTATTGTTTGTATTTGCCATAGTGCTTATTCCAATAGAGCTTCAAAATTCAAGAGCGCAACAAGCGAAACAATTACGATATTAAATAAGGTTGATAAAAGCATTAAAGTAACATATGGATTCATTTATAAATAATATATTGGCTTGTTTACGGAGAATATTCAACAAAACCAGACTAGAATTAATTCAACTAAGACTAAAGTTACATAGTTGACTGCATTGCTATTTGCTACATTGAAACTACCGTTTATATTATTAATAGAGTTGTTATGAATAAGAAAAATACCTTTAAAGCGTTATTGGTTGAAGAAATTGCCGATAAACAATTCACCCAATCGATTACAGAACGCCAACTCGTCGATTTACCTGAAAATGATTTATTAATTGAAGTGCATTATTCATCGTTAAATTTTAAAGATGCGCTTTCAGCTACAGGTAATAAAGGCGTAACTAAAACTTATCCTCACACGCCTGGTATTGATGCTGCAGGTATTGTTCTTGAAGACAAGTCTGGAACATTTACTCCCGGAGATGCTGTTCTGGTGTTTGGTTATGATTTAGGTATGAATACGTCTGGCGGTTTAGCCGAACGAATTTCAATTCCAGCCAATTGGGCTGTTAAGTGCCCTACTAGCTTATCGCTGAAAGAATCAATGATATACGGCACAGGCGGTTTAACTGCAGCGTTATGTGTTGAAAAAATTGAACGTATGGGAGCTGCGCCTTCTGATGGTCCTGTTGCGGTAACAGGAGCCACTGGTGGTGTAGGTAGTATTAGCATCGCCTTATTAAAAAAACTTGGTTATTCGGTAATCGCATTTTCTGGTAAACCAGAGCAAAGCCAGCATTTAATCGAACTTGGCGCTGAAGAAGTTCTTCATCGCGATGTTATCAATGAGATAGGTGAACGTCCTATGGGCCGTGGTTTATGGGCACATGCTATTGATACATTAGGCGGTGAATACCTTGCTAATTTATTAAAACAAATTAAGCCTGGAGGTGGTGTTTCAAGTTGTGGCTTGGTTTCATCACCATTTTTCTCAACCAATGTCTTTCCATTTATTACCAGAGGAGTGTCATTGTTAGGAGTTGATTCGGTGAACATTGCTTTAAAAGATAAACAGCATATTTGGCAACGTGTGGCTACCGACATGAAACTAGAAAATCTAGCCGTTCTAACTACAGAAATATCACTAGAGCAAGTGCCTGAGTGCTTAACTAAATTTATCGATGGCAGTGTAGTTGGTCGTTATGTGGTAAACATTAAAGGAAGTTAGGCGTTAGGAGTTAGGCGATATAACACGGGCCTGATTATTTAATCATGCCCGTTAAAGTAGTAATCATAGGGGTTAAAGCTGCTATTTACCGTATAAGTTTTGAAACCCTTTCACCGTAAAACCATTTAAAAATTGATCGCCAACTTTTAATATAGGTACACCACGAAAGCCAGTTAAACTGTGTTCTTTGCGTCCCGCTGCCGTACCCACATTACAAAGACGGTATTTAATACCATTTTGATCTAAATACTTTTTAGCGGTCTCACAGTGTGGGCAACTATTTTTAGTAAACAGTACTACTCGTTTCATTTACTTTAGCTACTCATTTAAGTTCGAGGTTAACAGCTTCGACAATTTTTTCAGGTTTTGTTAAATACAAATTATGATTTAACATTACTAATCGATCATCTACAGCTAACATTAATGCTGGAAATGCAGTCGTTTCAATAACTTCTTGTATTTCAGCAATATCCCCAAGCAAGTACTCGGCATCTTTACTTAGCTCTAATTTAAACACTTTCGCCGGAGGCGAAAATTTAAATTGTTCAATAACGGCGTCAAAATCGTCTTTATCTGTTAATGGATTATTTTCTACAAAGTGCTGATGTTGTAATGCATTTAACAATTCTAATGCTTTTTCAGGCTGTTTATTTTGCACCCATGCCATAACGTTAGCAGCCATATAACTATCTTTTGCATTATCGGCATCACGAATATAATCCATACCAAAATTGGCTGTACTTTGACGTGAAACAGTATCAGCTGAACTTTTACCTGGGCTATCATTACCTTCGTAATAAGCGGTATGCCATAAATGAATCTGCATATCTGGATAGGCTTTTTGAATGCTGTTCACTAAAGCCGTAGTTGCATAACTCCACGGGCAATGAGAGTCGTAAATAAAAAATAATTCTGTAGTCATAGTCGGTGTCTTTTGCTCATTATATTTAATGCGTGGATTTTAATGATTTTTCGGTAATATGCCAAATGTTTTTATAATACCAATTTGATTATGTATGTGATCTTCTTTTTCATGAGGCAAAACGGATAATTACAATGAATAAAGTTTTATAGGTAGTTGTTCTACCTTCAAATTTATAAAGCTGTAGTTATTCGTTTTAACCATTAAAAATGATCAGGTGTTTAACCAACTTGGTAGATTACATAAATTAACGCTTCTCTAAGGTTTCAATAATTTCATTTTTCTTAGTTTGAATAGATTTTAAAATTTTTGGCAAAGCAGCTAGTACGTATTCAACACTTGCATTTTGCACTTCTAGTTTATCGCTAGTTTCACCATTTTCTCCGACCACACATTGTTTAGTACTAATGCCTACTTGTATATCTTTGTTGGTGATAAGTAGATTCTCAACTTGACGTTGAAAATTCATAAAACCTTTTTCAGCATTTTGTGCATCAGGAAGACTTTTACGCTGTAAGTATCCATACTTTTTAGTGACTTGCTCCACAGCAACATGCTGCCACTCAGATGTGAACGTAGTATGACTAGAATCTGCCCAGATAAACTGATTAATGCTATCGTTTAACTTTGAATGTGCACTGTAATCACAATCAGGAATTGGTGGTGGGCCTTCATTACTTGAACAAGCAGCTAAGGTAGTGATAAACATTATATTTATTATTTTTTTTGTGGTAAAAAATGCCATGTTGAATCCTTCAAGATCTTAGTTTATTAAAGTATAGACCAGAAAATATAGAGCAAAAGTAATTATATTTACCTCCTCCTTCAGCAACATAAAATACCAATAAGAAGTTAATCAGATGTAAGCTGCGCTCATTCTGGGTTATTTTACATTCAATCTGTATGTTTTTCAGGCATAAATCCAAGCGTATTATTTACAATTTCAAACAAAGCGGTTACATTCATAACTGAATAATAATTAAACAAATATCTAACTGAAATTCCAACTCGAAAACCCAAATGAGGTGGAAAAAACAGTATGAGTATTTATTATAAAAACAAGTAGATATTTACCATAGAGAAAAATTTTTAGGGACAAAAATGAGATTCACATTATCTAGTTTATTCAAAAAGGCTAATCTAGCCTCTTTATCGTTACTGTTCATTGCGAGCACATCACAAGCACAAGATATAACTATTGATTTAGCCAGTCCATCTTCGGCTTGGAAAGAAATAATGAAGGGCTCTACCTTTGATCCCAATGGTGATACTCAAGCGGGTGCATCTGGTGTTGAATTAGTTGGCGACGATGTTCATAGCGTACTTTCAACATTGTATGATGAGCAAGCAACAGAAAACGATGATAGCGATGATGAGATTGCATATCGTATTCGTATTGGTGACGATAAAGATACCGCTGTATATATTATTGGTATAGACGCAAATCTTGATGGGGAAATAGATTTATTCTTAGCTGCTAACACAAAAGCCAAAGACCAAGTACTACAATTTTATAGCCCTGGTAATAAATCAAATACTTCACCAAGTACCACGAGTATAGCTCAATCAAATTATGAAATTTCCTTAGACCAAACTAATTACAATTTCAGCTCTGTAGAGAGTATCGAAACTGATTCCCCTGATGGCTTAATAATTGATATTGGCAATAATGGACAATTAGACCATTTTGTCTCTTTTGTGCTGCCTTTCGATGATTTAAAAAATCAAATATTTAGCGCTTCAGGTATAAACATTACAAAAAATTCAGTAATGCAGTATATCCTTTTATCGCTTACTCAAACCAATGCTCTCAATGGTGACTTTGGTGGTATTGACGATAAAGTTGATGACTGGGATGCAACATACGAAAATCTAGGTATGTTTAGTGATCCGTTAAGTTTATCTAATTTGGCGCCAAAAATTACTAATAATGCTGGCGCAGATACTTCGACAATATCAATTTATGAAAATATAACCGCGGTAGTAGACATTGATGCAACCGATGCTGAAAACGATAGTATTGTTTATTCAATTTCAGGTGGTGCAGATGCAGCACTATTTTCAATTGACGACTCAAGCGGTGAGTTGTCTTTTAAAATAGCTCCTGATTTTGAAACACCATCTTCGTCTTTGAGTAGTAACGCTTATGTTGTACAAGTTAGCGCTTCTGACGGCGCTTTAAATGACTCTCAAACAATTACGGTTAATATACAAGACGTAAATGAAGGTGGCGGTAATTTACCACCTTCAATAAGTGGAAATCCGTTAACCACTATTGCAGAGAACTCAGATTATAGTTTTGTTCCTAGCAGTAGCGACCCAGATCAAGACATAATATCTTTTGCCATTATAAATAAGCCTTCTTGGGCAATATTTGACGATATAACGGGTGAGTTAAATGGTACGCCAAGTTTCACAGATGCTGGTTTATACTCTGATATCGAAATTTCAGTGTCAGATGATGATGAAACAGTAGCACTGCCAGCTTTTAGTATTACCGTAACCGAAACAAACCAAGCGCCAACGATTTCAGGCACACCTGTTACTGTAATAGCAGAAAATGATGATTACTATTTCAAGCCAAACAGTGATGATTTAGACAATGACACCTTAACCTTCAACATTATCAATATGCCTTCTTGGGCAACATTTGATGAAACAACAGGAGAGTTAATTGGAACACCAAATTTCAC
This genomic window contains:
- a CDS encoding YhdH/YhfP family quinone oxidoreductase — protein: MNKKNTFKALLVEEIADKQFTQSITERQLVDLPENDLLIEVHYSSLNFKDALSATGNKGVTKTYPHTPGIDAAGIVLEDKSGTFTPGDAVLVFGYDLGMNTSGGLAERISIPANWAVKCPTSLSLKESMIYGTGGLTAALCVEKIERMGAAPSDGPVAVTGATGGVGSISIALLKKLGYSVIAFSGKPEQSQHLIELGAEEVLHRDVINEIGERPMGRGLWAHAIDTLGGEYLANLLKQIKPGGGVSSCGLVSSPFFSTNVFPFITRGVSLLGVDSVNIALKDKQHIWQRVATDMKLENLAVLTTEISLEQVPECLTKFIDGSVVGRYVVNIKGS
- a CDS encoding glutaredoxin family protein, whose translation is MKRVVLFTKNSCPHCETAKKYLDQNGIKYRLCNVGTAAGRKEHSLTGFRGVPILKVGDQFLNGFTVKGFQNLYGK
- a CDS encoding DsbA family protein, whose translation is MTTELFFIYDSHCPWSYATTALVNSIQKAYPDMQIHLWHTAYYEGNDSPGKSSADTVSRQSTANFGMDYIRDADNAKDSYMAANVMAWVQNKQPEKALELLNALQHQHFVENNPLTDKDDFDAVIEQFKFSPPAKVFKLELSKDAEYLLGDIAEIQEVIETTAFPALMLAVDDRLVMLNHNLYLTKPEKIVEAVNLELK